One region of Peromyscus eremicus chromosome 4, PerEre_H2_v1, whole genome shotgun sequence genomic DNA includes:
- the Agpat2 gene encoding 1-acyl-sn-glycerol-3-phosphate acyltransferase beta isoform X2: MGAAGRLSRTARFYAKISLYCVLCLSFSAVASIVCLLRHGGRTVDNMSIISWFVRSFKYVYGLRFEVRGQKKLEVEGPCVIISNHQSILDMMGLMEILPKRCVQIAKRELLFTGPVGLIMYLGGVYFINRQRARTAMSLMADLGDLMVKDNLKVWIYPEGTRNDNGDLLPFKKGAFYLAIQAQVPIIPVVYSSFSSFYNVKKKLFTSGTIRVQVLDAVPTSGLTEADVTKLVDTCYQSMRSTFLQISRMSQENFAIKEPGVVPAQ, translated from the exons ATGGGAGCCGCCGGACGA CTGAGCCGCACTGCCAGGTTCTACGCCAAGATCAGCCTCTACTGCGTGCTCTGCCTGTCCTTCTCCGCCGTGGCCTCGATCGTCTGCCTGCTGCGCCACGGCGGCCGCACCGTGGATAATATGAG CATCATCAGCTGGTTCGTGCGGTCCTTCAAGTACGTGTATGGCCTTCGCTTtgaggtcagaggccagaagaaactGGAGGTGGAGGGTCCCTGTGTCATCATTTCTAATCATCAGAGCATCCTGGACATGATGG GCCTCATGGAGATTCTCCCTAAGCGCTGTGTACAGATCGCCAAGCGTGAGCTGCTGTTCACGGGGCCTGTGGGCCTCATCATGTACCTCGGGGGTGTCTATTTCATCAACCGCCAGCGGGCCAGAACTGCCATGTCCCTGATGGCTGACCTGGGTGACCTCATGGTCAAGGATAAT CTTAAAGTATGGATCTACCCAGAGGGTACACGCAACGACAATGGGGACCTGTTGCCCTTTAAAAAAGGTGCCTTCTACTTGGCCATCCAGGCCCAG GTGCCCATCATCCCCGTGGTGTActcatctttttcttccttctacaaTGTCAAGAAGAAACTCTTCACCTCAG GAACAATCAGGGTACAAGTGTTGGATGCTGTCCCTACCAGTGGCCTTACAGAAGCTGATGTCACCAAGCTTGTGGACACATGCTACCAGTCCATGAGGAGCACCTTTCTACAAATTTCCAGGATGTCCCAGGAGAACTTTGCCATTAAGGAGCCTGGGGTCGTGCCAGCCCAGTAG
- the Agpat2 gene encoding 1-acyl-sn-glycerol-3-phosphate acyltransferase beta isoform X1 produces MELWPWLTAVLLLLLLLVQLSRTARFYAKISLYCVLCLSFSAVASIVCLLRHGGRTVDNMSIISWFVRSFKYVYGLRFEVRGQKKLEVEGPCVIISNHQSILDMMGLMEILPKRCVQIAKRELLFTGPVGLIMYLGGVYFINRQRARTAMSLMADLGDLMVKDNLKVWIYPEGTRNDNGDLLPFKKGAFYLAIQAQVPIIPVVYSSFSSFYNVKKKLFTSGTIRVQVLDAVPTSGLTEADVTKLVDTCYQSMRSTFLQISRMSQENFAIKEPGVVPAQ; encoded by the exons ATGGAGCTGTGGCCGTGGCTGACGGCggtgctgctactgctgctgctgcttgtgcAGCTGAGCCGCACTGCCAGGTTCTACGCCAAGATCAGCCTCTACTGCGTGCTCTGCCTGTCCTTCTCCGCCGTGGCCTCGATCGTCTGCCTGCTGCGCCACGGCGGCCGCACCGTGGATAATATGAG CATCATCAGCTGGTTCGTGCGGTCCTTCAAGTACGTGTATGGCCTTCGCTTtgaggtcagaggccagaagaaactGGAGGTGGAGGGTCCCTGTGTCATCATTTCTAATCATCAGAGCATCCTGGACATGATGG GCCTCATGGAGATTCTCCCTAAGCGCTGTGTACAGATCGCCAAGCGTGAGCTGCTGTTCACGGGGCCTGTGGGCCTCATCATGTACCTCGGGGGTGTCTATTTCATCAACCGCCAGCGGGCCAGAACTGCCATGTCCCTGATGGCTGACCTGGGTGACCTCATGGTCAAGGATAAT CTTAAAGTATGGATCTACCCAGAGGGTACACGCAACGACAATGGGGACCTGTTGCCCTTTAAAAAAGGTGCCTTCTACTTGGCCATCCAGGCCCAG GTGCCCATCATCCCCGTGGTGTActcatctttttcttccttctacaaTGTCAAGAAGAAACTCTTCACCTCAG GAACAATCAGGGTACAAGTGTTGGATGCTGTCCCTACCAGTGGCCTTACAGAAGCTGATGTCACCAAGCTTGTGGACACATGCTACCAGTCCATGAGGAGCACCTTTCTACAAATTTCCAGGATGTCCCAGGAGAACTTTGCCATTAAGGAGCCTGGGGTCGTGCCAGCCCAGTAG